The nucleotide sequence GGGTCTCAGAAGTGCCGTATTAAAATGCAGTTCCACCAGAGCCAACGCGTGCTCCACCTTATCCCTGGCCTGCTTTGCCTCTGCCAGACGTCCCAGAGATTCAAAAGCCTGCGCCTGTAACTGGTTGAAGATTAGTGAATTGGGAGTTGCTGCCAGGTTCCGTTCAATATAAGGCAAAGCTTCCTCCACTCGCCCCGATCGAACCAGTAATTTCGCCAGCTGATAATCTGCCGGTTGAAACCCTTTATTCAGACGAAATATTTCCTCTGCTTTCTCCGCATTTTCTTCGCGAAGATAGTTCCGCCCCATTGCATACAGATAGTGTCGGCGACTTGTAAACGGTTCGTCTGCAGTACCGCTTAATGTTTCCAGTTTTTCATATTCGCGCGTACTGGCCTGCATACGCCCCGTCCTGTCCAGGCAAAAGGCATAACTGGCCTGCGCTAACACATCATGGGGATCCATCTGTCTTGCCTGCTGAAAACAGTTTTCTGCATAGCTGTAAAAACCCTGTCCCAGGAAGGCCTGACCCAGGCGGACCCATTCCTTACTGGAACCCGATTCCGCCTGTCTGGCAAGCTCCTGAAAATCCAGCATCAGCCTCGAATCGATATTTTCAGCAGCTGGCAGCACCGGCAGGGGGCGAGCCATGCGATCTGCGATGAGATAGCCGCAATATCCCAGTTCCACAGCCAGCAGCACCATAAGGAGGCGAACGAATAGAATCATGGTTTGTCCTCCTTAAGATTCAACCAGGCGTTGATTCGACCAATCCTCTGATATGGTTTCCGCAAATTCAATCCCCCTGCCACCAGGTCATCACGGTTATCACCGTCGAGATCCCCGACTGCGACAGTGACGAGATGAATAGGATCATTGTCGATCTGCCAGGTTTTAAAATTCTGAGTTCCATCGTTTTCCAGCCAGACAATACTGGCCGTTTTCGGGTCATACCAGTCGTTGGTCATGCTTACCAGCACCACATCCAGATCGCCATCACCATCGATATCGCCTGTATCTGCAGCGTAAGTCCCCCCCAGATCTGAGATCCGATGCGGTTCAAACTCCCAGTTACCTTTATTCTCGAACCACAGACAGCCGTGATATGGCTGCGGGTAGGCGTCGAGATCTTCCAGGTTGTCTCCTGCGGGAAGAATCAGGTCTTCGTCCCCATCCTGATCGAGATCAGCGTGGATCAGGCCTGCCCCTCCCAGATCGAGATTGATGGTAAACCAGAGTCGCCTTTTCTTGAACTCACCATTTCCGAGATTTTCAAACCCCCACAGTTCTTCTTCATCCTGAGTCACAATTGCTGCGATATCCAGATCGCCATCCCCATCATAATCGGCGACGGGCACATGAATAGTTCCGGGAGCATTTAAGAGTTCATGATCGCGGAACTGCAGCCCCCCCCGGTTCTCCAGCCACAATACGGAACCACGATTGTAGCCGAATACGGCAACCGCCAGATCCAGATCCCCATCGCCGTCGAAATCCCCGGGCTGTACATCAGCCACACGTCGGACATCATTCAGGATCACGTGCTTTTTATAACCATCCCCCACACGCTCATAGAGTTCCACGCGCCCGATCACGCGATCGTCGGGCATGAGATTACCGAGAATGGAAACGATGATATCCAGATCGCCGTCAGCATCAATGTCGACGGCGGTCGCATGAGCAGGTGCCGCTAACCCGGTGAGCAGCACTTTTTCCTGCCAGGAGGCTGGCCCCTCTTTTTGAAATAGTGAAACAATGCTTCGTCCGGAATCGCAGGCTAGTATTTCGTTCTGCCCGTCCCCATCAAAATCCAGAATCTGCACATTCGTAATCAGCGGTAAACCTGCCGGCTCGGCACCGACGGTTGCCCGCTCAAATTTCACAGGAGAAGCAGGATATGCTGTTCCTCCCGAAAAGATCTCCGCAGGTTGGCCCAGAGAAGGTAACTTTGGCAGAACCAGCCACATGACGATCGGTATGGAGATGATCAGGACGAGCAGGATGAGCGCGCGATTTTTCAGTGACATAAAATCCCATCATTGTCTGCAGTGAACGAACCCGGAGTCGATTACACAAAAACAGAGATACCATGATGTTCCAATCATATAAACCAGACAAAGGCATCGCCATTCACATACTACGCCAAAAATGGCGTGAACAGGAGAAAAAACAGAGGAATTGAAGGCAACCGTTTACCGCAGTCCTTGAATTCGGATTCGATGACAGACGTGAGTACAATTCTCTTTTCCCGATAGGCCCCCTGCTGGATTGGATCGCAGAGAAATCGTCCCGCGCAGCAAAAAAGGCAGATCAGCTGAAACGTCTGCCGACCTGCCTCTATCGCGGTGTAAACCTGACCAGAAATTGCTGATCTGGTTTACTTTAGTGCCTGCTACTTTACGTAACCATTTTTTCTGCCAGTGGCATGCTGCTGTTAATTGTGTCCTTTACTGAATCCGGTTCCCCAGTGACCATAATGAATTCCGGAGAAATCATGGTGGCTGTGAGCATGGGAACGAGTTCCCATATATTGATTGCCACTGTAATAGCTGCCCGAATCGGTCCGGGTAGAGCCACTGACGTTTAGCGAACTCATGCTTTGTTCCGAATTGTCGAATGTCATCGGGTCAAAGGGTTTCCAGGACCCATTGTGGTCGACCAGCCATTTCCCCTGTCTGGTCAGAAACCACCAGCGTCCATTGTGGTAGCGATACTGTGCGCGGGTTGCGTCATCAATATTCAGATGCGCTGTCCCTGCACGTACGACTGGATCCATCTGGATGACTGCCTGATCGGGTAACATCTTGCTGGCGGCACCTGCATGTGCACCAGGAGTGTCAGCCTGTTCTTGTGCTGATAAAAAGAGGGGGCTGAACCCCAAAACTGCTCCAACGGTCAATACTTTTAAACAGAGCGAATTCATGTGACACCTTCCTTTCATATAAGGTATTGTATGATCATTCCTGGCCGCGATGATTATCTTAAGAAGCAAACGTCATACCGGCTTTGAACAGCGAGGTGAATTTACCTGGATCTGACACAGGAGTTTAACCTGTCGCCACAGGCAGGAACTTTTTTGATGAACTTCAACCTGGCGGAAATGATGAAAACAGAATCGGTTACATCAGATTCAACGCGAGGGGAGATTTCTGTTCCCATGAGCAACAAGTTTAACGCCGCTCTCTTCCATTACGATTTGAGTCTGCAGGAATTTGCTCATACCTGCAAATTCCTGCTTGGCCAGCAGTGAGATTGAGAACAGAAAGCCTCCGCCATTCATCAGACCTGATTTGGTCTTTCACAGTGATACGTTTAAGGACTGTCCTGTATTTGCGGTATCAGAAAATGATGCAGCTTTTCAAGCTGGTCGGTATTGATATGATCGACTCGCGCATCAACGAGTTCCTTCCAGAGTTCTTCAGATTCGGGTGTCGCCCAGAATCGTATGCGCCGCCCTGCCGCATGTGCCTGCCTGACAATCTCCCTGAGTTTTTTGCGCTCTGCCTCAGTCATCTTTCCCTTGCCACGATATTGAAAATGTGACGTCCAGCGGTCGCTGATCAGTGGCATCAGTTGTGACGGTTTATCGGAATCCAGATCACTCAGACGACCATCAATCCCTGCATAACGCGGGTTATCAGCTTCGATCATTTCGATGGGCCGATCTCCCGAGATCACGACCTGCACCGGGTGACGAACTGTTTTCCCATCCTGGCAGGAAGTGAGGAGTTCCTCATATTCCCGCAGTTGATTCCGCAAAACCTGATAAACGGCTTCTCCATCGGTTTTGATATCAATCAGTAGAGTGAACGGCGGAAACTTTTCATTTGACTTCTGTTTGTTGTCCAGAAAATAGTTCTTCAGCGGGTTGAGATATAACTTGCGAAGCGTACGATCCATAGATAACTCGTCCCGGCTGTGACCAACGAGCAGTTCCCCATCAACCAGAATGATATCTGCTTCCACAGACCAGAAATCATTATCCAACGCATCCTGCAGCGGGCGTTTCTGTCTGTAATCGTTATGGGCATGGGCCTGAAAGAGCGGTGTCTGATGCAGCGACTGTGCCAGACCATTCGAATTGCAGCAGACCAGAGCCAGTAGTAAGACAGAGAAGAACTTCAAGCGAAACATTCACCGGACCTTTAATCAAAACAGGAACTGCATCCCAGCTGCTGGTCGCTCGATAACAGACTCTGTAAATACGACAAGCCTGCGACCATTCCGTAATGCCCCAGATCTCCCGGCACACACATTATTAAATCCAGGTCACAGGCTAAGAGTTCATGTAGTGATTATCCAGTCAATCCCACCGGATTCATCAATTATTAATAAGCAACGGGATCCTGCTACTCAGTGCAGTCTGAATGAGAGATGTGATTTACTGAAGCAACAAGTACATTGCATCGAGTTTTTACACAGACTAAAACAGCAGCAGTCAGATACTGAAACTTCATCATGAGTTGGGTGGTTCAGGTGGTGTGATGGTTCGCATAGGAAGAACCCGATCATGCAAAGACTCCATTTCGATTCTGATGTAATCCTGAGTTCTCTGGAGAGCAAATTCTTCCATTGAAATCAATGCTCCCGTTTCAGTTGCATGGGGATTCTGGGACTCCCAGTCTGTGTTGGCTGGTACCAGGCCAATTCGATTGATGGGAGGATGGCTAAATGCTCCGGCTTCAGCAAGAGCATTTGGATCTCCGCTCAGCTTATCGCGAACAATATGCAGAACGAATTCCTGACGTTGCCGGTGTTTTATGAGAGAGCAGAGCGTCCAGAGTGACCAGGGAGAAATCGGGAGCGGATTCGAAAGGCATTCTGTGATGAACGTCTCTCTATCATCCGACTTCAAACAAGCAGCGAGCCGAGAAAGAATCTCCTGGTAAAGCATTGCTTGATTCCTTAGGACGGAACCTGAAATCAAAAAAGCCCCCTTGATTGTACCCAGGTACATTCGAGGGGGCCATTTGACGTAAGTCTAGTACACCCCGCAGGGTTCGAACCTGCAACCTTCGGTTTCGTAAACCGATGCTCTATCCAATTGAGCTAGGGGTGCCTGTCCCGGATGGGAAAGCGTATTTTAGCGAGGGGGTTCTCCCTTTTAAAGTCTTTCGCAAGCTGGATTTGAATCT is from Gimesia maris and encodes:
- a CDS encoding tetratricopeptide repeat protein; amino-acid sequence: MILFVRLLMVLLAVELGYCGYLIADRMARPLPVLPAAENIDSRLMLDFQELARQAESGSSKEWVRLGQAFLGQGFYSYAENCFQQARQMDPHDVLAQASYAFCLDRTGRMQASTREYEKLETLSGTADEPFTSRRHYLYAMGRNYLREENAEKAEEIFRLNKGFQPADYQLAKLLVRSGRVEEALPYIERNLAATPNSLIFNQLQAQAFESLGRLAEAKQARDKVEHALALVELHFNTALLRPYSKRHGIQKEVEAFNQLLGRNDMDHVAQKLDELLKLLNARLPQYQATLISMLEVEYQRKNPQLILQLIQKLKANGVVNAETMQFEAGAYMLAGDMEQAVPLLEKMLEMTPTIEVHQTLAEYYGYQNNPEKRDYHQAKKTLLLAMINFRNNRLKSAGEAVERSLELNPQDPQAWFYKAEIKRLLGDEAAAIAAYQKCLKLNPNHGRAIRELELLNKSSSP
- a CDS encoding FG-GAP repeat domain-containing protein, which gives rise to MSLKNRALILLVLIISIPIVMWLVLPKLPSLGQPAEIFSGGTAYPASPVKFERATVGAEPAGLPLITNVQILDFDGDGQNEILACDSGRSIVSLFQKEGPASWQEKVLLTGLAAPAHATAVDIDADGDLDIIVSILGNLMPDDRVIGRVELYERVGDGYKKHVILNDVRRVADVQPGDFDGDGDLDLAVAVFGYNRGSVLWLENRGGLQFRDHELLNAPGTIHVPVADYDGDGDLDIAAIVTQDEEELWGFENLGNGEFKKRRLWFTINLDLGGAGLIHADLDQDGDEDLILPAGDNLEDLDAYPQPYHGCLWFENKGNWEFEPHRISDLGGTYAADTGDIDGDGDLDVVLVSMTNDWYDPKTASIVWLENDGTQNFKTWQIDNDPIHLVTVAVGDLDGDNRDDLVAGGLNLRKPYQRIGRINAWLNLKEDKP
- a CDS encoding phosphatidylinositol-specific phospholipase C/glycerophosphodiester phosphodiesterase family protein, with product MFRLKFFSVLLLALVCCNSNGLAQSLHQTPLFQAHAHNDYRQKRPLQDALDNDFWSVEADIILVDGELLVGHSRDELSMDRTLRKLYLNPLKNYFLDNKQKSNEKFPPFTLLIDIKTDGEAVYQVLRNQLREYEELLTSCQDGKTVRHPVQVVISGDRPIEMIEADNPRYAGIDGRLSDLDSDKPSQLMPLISDRWTSHFQYRGKGKMTEAERKKLREIVRQAHAAGRRIRFWATPESEELWKELVDARVDHINTDQLEKLHHFLIPQIQDSP